A genomic region of Gossypium hirsutum isolate 1008001.06 chromosome D01, Gossypium_hirsutum_v2.1, whole genome shotgun sequence contains the following coding sequences:
- the LOC107922114 gene encoding L-ascorbate oxidase homolog: protein MVLKGSSLRQTLAVVLVLSVFALVQAEDPYRFFNWNVTYGDIYPLGVRQQGILINGQFPGPDLYSVTNDNLIINVYNNLDEPFLLSWNGMQQRRNSYEDGVYGTTCPIPPGKNFTYILQAKDQIGTFYYFPSLAFHKAAGGFGGIRILSRPRIPVPFPDPAGDFTVLIGDWFKTDHKKLQAKLDRGHKLPFPAGILINGHGPNGAFFTVEQGKTYRFRISNVGLQNSLNFRIQGHKMKLVEVEGTHTVQTMYESLDVHVGQSYSVLVTMDQSAQDFYIVASTRFTDKILTTTATLHYSNSNKALSGPIPGGPTDQINWSLNQARSIRTNLTASGPRPNPQGSYHYGLINITRTIKLVSSADQVKGKQRYAVNSVSFIPADTPLKLADYFKIGGVFRVGSISDKPTGQNMYLDTSVMGADFRAFVEIVFENHESIVQSWHIDGYAFWVVGMDGGLWTPDSRKEYNLRDAVSRSTTQVYPRSWTAIYMALDNVGMWNVRTEFWARQYLGQQFYLRVYSPVNSPRDEYPIPKNALLCGRAQGKSTRPL, encoded by the exons ATGGTGCTTAAAGGATCAAGCTTACGGCAAACACTTGCCGTCGTTCTAGTTCTTTCTGTTTTTGCTCTTGTTCAGGCTGAGGATCCTTACAGATTCTTCAACTGGAATGTTACTTATGGTGACATTTACCCACTTGGTGTTCGCCAGCAG GGAATTCTTATTAATGGGCAATTTCCAGGGCCTGATCTCTATTCTGTTACTAATGACAACCTcatcatcaatgtttacaacaactTGGATGAACCTTTTCTTTTATCATG GAATGGGATGCAGCAAAGGAGAAACTCGTACGAGGATGGAGTGTACGGCACAACATGCCCAATCCCACCGGGCAAGAACTTCACTTACATTTTACAAGCGAAAGACCAAATCGGTACCTTTTACTACTTTCCATCCCTTGCTTTCCACAAGGCTGCTGGTGGATTTGGAGGCATCAGGATCCTCAGTAGGCCCAGAATCCCGGTCCCTTTCCCCGACCCTGCCGGCGATTTCACTGTTCTTATCGGAGACTGGTTCAAGACTGACCATAAG aAACTGCAAGCCAAGCTAGATAGGGGTCATAAACTTCCCTTCCCTGCTGGTATTCTAATCAATGGTCATGGTCCTAATGGTGCATTCTTCACAGTTGAACAAG GCAAAACTTACAGGTTTAGGATCTCAAATGTGGGGCTTCAAAATTCACTGAATTTCAGAATTCAAGGTCATAAAATGAAGCTGGTGGAAGTAGAGGGAACCCACACCGTTCAAACCATGTATGAGTCACTTGATGTCCATGTGGGTCAATCCTATTCTGTGCTTGTTACCATGGATCAATCTGCCCAGGATTTCTACATTGTGGCCTCAACTCGTTTCACTGACAAGATCCTTACAACTACTGCCACTCTTCATTACAGTAACTCCAACAAGGCACTTTCAGGCCCTATTCCCGGTGGACCAACCGACCAAATCAACTGGTCTCTTAACCAGGCTCGATCCATCAG GACAAACCTGACAGCAAGTGGACCAAGGCCAAATCCACAGGGATCATATCACTACGGTCTTATTAACATAACCAGAACAATCAAACTAGTGAGCTCAGCTGATCAAGTCAAAGGGAAACAAAGATACGCAGTTAACAGTGTTTCTTTCATTCCAGCTGATACACCTTTGAAACTAGCTGACTACTTCAAAATTGGAGGTGTTTTCCGAGTTGGAAGCATCTCGGATAAGCCAACCGGTCAAAACATGTACCTTGATACATCAGTCATGGGTGCTGATTTCCGTGCCTTTGTGGAAATTGTGTTTGAGAACCATGAAAGCATTGTCCAGAGCTGGCACATTGATGGATATGCCTTTTGGGTTGTTGG CATGGATGGAGGATTGTGGACACCGGACAGTCGTAAAGAGTACAATTTAAGAGATGCAGTTTCACGATCCACCACACAG GTATATCCAAGATCATGGACTGCTATTTACATGGCACTTGATAATGTTGGAATGTGGAATGTGAGGACTGAATTTTGGGCTCGGCAATATCTGGGACAGCAGTTTTACTTGCGAGTTTATTCACCTGTGAATTCACCGAGGGATGAATATCCTATTCCAAAGAATGCCCTGCTCTGTGGCAGAGCCCAAGGGAAAAGCACAAGACCTCTCTGA
- the LOC107922116 gene encoding coiled-coil domain-containing protein 124 produces MPKKMGVNSKAEAARARKSATEAERKDREAREKEEQYWREAEGPKSKATKKREEEAEKRAEAAARKAEARRQAEMEEKEIEKALKKPDKKANRVAIPVPKVTEAELQKRKEEEQAEMAKKAEEAKKRQSRTAAEEEYERMVLVTNMNRDDSLIEARSVEEAIAQMSVADTLPPDRHPERRLKASFKAFEEAELPRLKEEKPGLTHNQYKDMIWKLWKKSPDNPLNQVAE; encoded by the exons ATGCCGAAGAAGATGGGTGTAAACAGCAAAGCCGAGGCGGCGCGTGCGCGCAAGAGCGCCACTGAAGCCGAACGAAAAGATCGGGAAGCACGGGAGAAAGAAGAGCAGTACTGGCGCGAAGCCGAGGGTCCTAAATCTAAGGCCACCAAGAAACGCGAGGAAGAAGCCGAGAAACGAGCTGAAGCCGCCGCTCGCAAGGCTGAGGCACGCCGTCAAGCCGAAATGGAGGAGAAAGAGATCGAAAAGGCGTTGAAGAAACCGGATAAGAAGGCCAACCGTGTGGCGATTCCGGTGCCGAAGGTGACCGAAGCGGAGCTACAGAAGAGGAAGGAGGAGGAGCAAGCGGAGATGGCGAAGAAAGCGGAGGAGGCGAAGAAGAGACAGAGTAGGACCGCGGCCGAAGAGGAGTATGAGAGGATGGTGTTAGTGACAAACATGAATAGGGATGATTCGTTGATTGAAGCAAGGAGTGTCGAGGAGGCGATTGCGCAGATGTCTGTGGCGGACACCCTTCCCCCGGATCGCCATCCTGAGAGGCGGCTTAAGGCTTCCTTCAAG GCATTTGAAGAAGCTGAGCTTCCCAGGCTTAAAGAAGAGAAGCCAGGTCTTACTCACAATCAATACAAGGATATGATATGGAAACTATGGAAGAAATCTCCTGATAATCCTCTAAACCAG GTTGCTGAGTGA
- the LOC107922115 gene encoding GDSL esterase/lipase At5g55050, with translation MGKFLPWISMAKGLAFVALSLIIGVLQSANAEVPAIFILGDSTVDVGTNNYLPDSNIMANFPHNGVDFPFQRATGRFSNGLNTADFLAKFFGFKRSPVSFLSLNGTLAIKKRRFRGVNFASAGSGLLDITGQTSTQKANVVPMGEQVYQFSMVYNDLVASKGTSEAQNFLSKSLIFISVGSNDIVGNHYSKNPIPKEQFIPNLAVVYEKHLRNLINVGARKFGIISVPPVGCCPSQRVSANGECLKELNDQAEAFFSTMDTLMRNLSYENKDIKYSLGNTFNITKPVIDNPQNSSFTDVKNACCGNGTLHCTPLASLCSNRHKYLFWDLFHPTQAASRLAASILFVGDSRFATPVNFSQLAEA, from the exons ATGGGAAAATTTCTTCCCTGGATTTCCATGGCAAAAGGGTTGGCCTTTGTAGCCTTGTCATTGATCATAGGTGTTCTTCAATCAGCAAATGCAGAGGTGCCGGCCATCTTCATACTAGGAGATTCTACAGTTGATGTTGGGACCAATAATTACTTGCCTGATAGTAATATAATGGCTAATTTCCCGCACAACGGGGTCGATTTTCCTTTCCAAAGAGCAACTGGAAGATTCAGCAATGGCCTCAATACTGCTGATTTTCTTG CTAAATTCTTTGGTTTCAAGAGAAGTCCAGTGAGCTTCCTGTCTCTAAACGGGACACTTGCTATTAAGAAACGTAGATTTAGGGGTGTAAACTTCGCGTCAGCTGGATCTGGCCTTCTTGACATTACCGGACAAACATCG ACCCAGAAAGCGAATGTTGTCCCAATGGGGGAGCAGGTATACCAATTCTCTATGGTCTACAATGATCTCGTGGCAAGCAAAGGTACATCAGAAGCACAAAACTTCCTCTCAAAATCTCTCATCTTCATCAGCGTTGGTAGCAATGACATTGTGGGGAATCACTATTCGAAGAACCCGATACCCAAAGAACAGTTCATACCCAATTTAGCAGTCGTGTACGAAAAGCACTTGAGG AATCTAATTAATGTCGGGGCAAGGAAGTTTGGCATAATAAGTGTTCCACCAGTCGGGTGTTGCCCATCACAAAGGGTTTCGGCCAACGGTGAATGTTTAAAGGAGTTAAACGACCAAGCCGAAGCTTTCTTTTCAACAATGGACACCCTAATGCGCAACCTCAGCTACGAAAACAAGGACATTAAGTATTCTCTTGGAAATACATTTAACATCACAAAACCTGTTATTGATAACCCTCAAAATTCCA GTTTTACAGACGTCAAAAATGCTTGTTGTGGAAACGGTACACTGCATTGCACTCCCTTAGCAAGCCTTTGCTCAAATCGCCATAAATACTTGTTCTGGGACCTGTTCCACCCCACACAAGCTGCTTCCAGATTGGCAGCTTCTATCCTCTTCGTTGGTGATTCAAGATTCGCAACTCCtgtaaacttttctcaactagcaGAGGCTTAA